One stretch of Roseimicrobium sp. ORNL1 DNA includes these proteins:
- a CDS encoding trypsin-like peptidase domain-containing protein: MGSQIRRIILVIAIFLLVGWIYSFWRQGRSGYDLFDALKGTPPSADQTAPTPPPAPTSLPEPKPALPKGELPGLEMLDAEYAKLAAAVLPSVVSINTESVVTTRPRTILEAMRGGAVVRQRGLGSGAIITAEGHVVTNYHVVAGARQIEVTTNDHTTYPAEVVGLDPAMDLAIIRIQSNRTNFPRLSFADSDKVRVGQIVFAVGNPLGFSGTVSQGIISATQRWTQDSAMEFLQTDANIIPGNSGGPLVNLRGEIIGVNESIYTGGGQAQQHAWQGIGLAIPANDAKESVDAMLQKRTRIDCFLGLVVDPTVVTVKSQEGSSLGVQITNVGAGSPAQGAGLRPGDVVTKYGDRRVESANQLLSFIRRSKPGQPVEVTVVRAGKIVRISVVPQPRPQQQPQVSPESPVLQPQPQVSPVPQIPQMPQYQGR, translated from the coding sequence ATGGGCTCCCAGATTCGCCGCATCATCCTTGTCATCGCCATCTTCCTTCTCGTCGGGTGGATCTACAGTTTCTGGCGCCAGGGCCGTTCGGGATATGATCTCTTCGATGCGCTGAAGGGTACCCCACCTTCCGCCGACCAGACCGCTCCCACTCCCCCCCCCGCTCCTACCTCGCTGCCCGAGCCCAAGCCCGCCCTACCCAAGGGTGAACTTCCCGGTCTGGAAATGCTCGATGCCGAGTACGCTAAGCTGGCGGCGGCTGTGCTCCCCTCCGTGGTGAGCATCAATACGGAGTCCGTGGTCACGACGCGCCCGCGGACCATCCTGGAAGCGATGCGGGGAGGCGCCGTCGTTCGTCAGCGCGGGCTGGGGTCCGGCGCCATCATCACCGCGGAAGGACATGTGGTAACGAACTACCATGTGGTCGCCGGAGCCCGGCAAATTGAAGTCACCACCAATGACCACACCACCTACCCGGCAGAGGTTGTGGGTTTGGATCCCGCCATGGATCTCGCCATCATCCGGATTCAGAGCAATCGGACGAATTTCCCACGTCTCTCCTTTGCGGACTCTGACAAGGTGCGAGTGGGTCAGATTGTGTTTGCCGTGGGGAATCCTCTCGGCTTCAGCGGCACCGTTTCCCAGGGCATCATCAGTGCCACCCAACGCTGGACACAGGACAGTGCCATGGAGTTCCTGCAGACGGATGCGAACATCATTCCCGGCAACTCCGGCGGCCCGCTGGTGAACCTTCGCGGGGAGATTATTGGGGTGAATGAATCCATCTACACCGGTGGAGGTCAGGCGCAGCAACATGCGTGGCAGGGCATCGGCCTCGCAATCCCTGCAAATGACGCCAAGGAATCGGTGGACGCCATGCTGCAGAAGCGCACGCGGATCGATTGCTTCCTGGGCCTGGTGGTGGATCCCACTGTGGTCACCGTGAAGTCCCAGGAGGGCAGCTCCCTGGGAGTCCAAATCACCAATGTGGGCGCAGGGTCACCAGCACAAGGAGCCGGGCTGCGCCCGGGCGACGTGGTCACGAAGTACGGCGATCGCCGGGTGGAGTCTGCCAATCAACTGCTGAGCTTCATCCGCCGCTCAAAACCAGGCCAGCCGGTGGAAGTCACGGTGGTGCGTGCCGGGAAAATCGTGAGAATCTCCGTAGTGCCGCAGCCGCGTCCCCAGCAGCAGCCGCAGGTGTCCCCGGAATCCCCGGTGCTCCAGCCGCAGCCGCAGGTGTCCCCGGTACCGCAGATTCCTCAAATGCCGCAGTATCAGGGAAGGTAA